The following proteins come from a genomic window of Pirellulales bacterium:
- a CDS encoding NAD(P)/FAD-dependent oxidoreductase, whose protein sequence is MLGMTLAHRLAQRGNQVCLYEAADHLGGLASAWQLGDVVWDRHYHVTLMSDAHTRALLAELELDNEIEWVETRTGFFVDGQMHSMSNSWEFLRFPPLGLISKLRLALTIMYAARVRDWRRLERIGVADWLRRWSGRRTFEKIWLPLLRAKLGENYRRTSAAFIWATIARMYAARRSGLKKEMFGYVPGGYARILARFAERLCADGVDLRLTTTVSSVEQAGEQVVVVSERQGTPCAEQFDNVVLTVPAPQVARMCSQLTDGEKERLRRIEYQGILCATLLLKRPLSPYYVTNITDSEIPFTAVIEMGALVDRRHFGGGSLVYLPKYLSENDATFGQSDEQLRSMFVSGLKRMYPDLTEDEILAFRISRVRRVVALSTLDYSRDLPGLDTTLPGTHIASSFQIVNGTLNVNETVGLAEQAARDLDQRHGTRRAARGGRGASPAAGECLAGSR, encoded by the coding sequence ATGCTGGGCATGACGCTTGCCCACCGGTTGGCGCAGCGCGGAAACCAGGTTTGTTTGTACGAGGCAGCGGACCATTTGGGTGGGCTCGCCAGCGCCTGGCAACTGGGAGACGTGGTGTGGGACCGCCATTATCACGTTACGCTTATGTCAGACGCACATACGCGCGCTTTGTTGGCCGAACTGGAACTCGACAACGAAATTGAATGGGTGGAGACGAGGACCGGGTTCTTTGTCGACGGCCAGATGCACTCGATGTCGAATAGCTGGGAGTTTCTTCGCTTTCCACCACTGGGATTGATCAGCAAACTACGACTAGCGCTGACAATCATGTACGCGGCGCGCGTACGAGATTGGCGACGGTTAGAGCGGATCGGCGTGGCGGATTGGCTGCGTCGCTGGTCGGGGCGACGGACGTTCGAGAAGATTTGGCTGCCGCTGTTGCGTGCCAAGTTGGGAGAGAACTATCGCCGGACGAGCGCTGCGTTCATCTGGGCGACGATCGCGCGGATGTACGCGGCCCGACGCAGCGGATTGAAGAAAGAAATGTTCGGCTACGTGCCGGGGGGCTACGCGCGCATCTTGGCGCGGTTCGCCGAGCGATTATGCGCCGACGGAGTGGACTTGCGGCTGACTACGACAGTCAGCAGCGTGGAGCAGGCTGGAGAGCAGGTCGTGGTAGTCTCCGAGCGCCAAGGCACGCCGTGCGCGGAACAATTCGACAACGTAGTATTGACCGTGCCGGCGCCGCAGGTCGCGCGGATGTGTTCACAACTGACGGATGGGGAAAAGGAACGATTACGGCGGATCGAGTATCAAGGCATTTTGTGCGCCACGCTGCTGTTGAAGCGCCCATTGTCGCCCTATTACGTGACGAACATCACCGATTCCGAGATTCCTTTCACCGCTGTGATCGAAATGGGGGCGCTGGTCGATCGACGTCACTTTGGCGGCGGATCGCTGGTGTACCTGCCAAAGTATCTGTCGGAGAACGACGCGACGTTTGGACAGTCAGACGAGCAATTGCGCAGCATGTTCGTCTCGGGCCTCAAGCGGATGTATCCCGACTTGACAGAAGACGAGATATTGGCGTTTCGCATATCGCGCGTGCGGCGTGTAGTAGCGCTTTCGACTTTGGACTATTCTCGCGACCTGCCGGGGCTCGACACAACGCTGCCGGGGACGCATATTGCCAGTTCGTTTCAGATCGTGAACGGAACTCTGAATGTCAATGAAACTGTCGGCCTTGCCGAGCAAGCCGCGCGAGACCTTGACCAACGCCACGGAACGCGCCGCGCGGCGCGGGGAGGCCGCGGAGCGTCTCCTGCCGCTGGCGAGTGTCTCGCTGGATCTCGATAA
- a CDS encoding serine/threonine protein kinase, with protein MTTTIIQNETPTIAHNGTVGERRGHELLTKYQDIIDDQRFAWTVHHRLLKPLGAGGQGIVYLSERRGADNFTLPVALKVFSPERYDDLHAYEDAMARMAQVAAHVAQIQQDNLLDVHNFLDRNRIRLMEMEWVDGYDLSRLLTAEMLERVRDKVSTRRWEYLNNVIVTAGPSQPRLKPGIAIAILRDCLAAVAALHREGVVHSDLKPANLMVKRTGNAKIIDIGSAFEHENPPPRRTCTPAYAAPEILEGGECTPRSDLCSLGYVLIEMLGGAPPFAGLVEWRDLLEAKRALAARLPQILPPEVVSSELLMTICRGLIAADPNRRFPSAEAAEVAQEGAASFQRQLIHGDLASEYDNEIRLWLEELDD; from the coding sequence ATGACCACCACGATCATCCAAAATGAGACGCCCACAATCGCTCACAACGGCACGGTGGGTGAGCGCCGGGGCCATGAGTTGCTGACCAAGTATCAAGATATTATCGACGATCAGCGCTTCGCTTGGACCGTCCACCACCGTTTGCTCAAGCCGCTCGGCGCTGGCGGCCAAGGTATTGTCTACCTTAGCGAACGCCGCGGCGCCGACAACTTCACCCTCCCCGTCGCACTCAAGGTCTTTTCTCCCGAACGCTACGATGACCTGCACGCTTACGAAGACGCCATGGCCCGCATGGCCCAGGTCGCCGCGCATGTGGCCCAGATTCAACAAGACAATCTGCTCGATGTCCACAACTTTCTCGATCGCAATCGCATCCGCCTCATGGAAATGGAGTGGGTTGATGGCTATGACCTCAGCCGCTTGCTCACGGCCGAAATGCTCGAGCGCGTCCGCGACAAGGTGAGCACGCGCCGCTGGGAGTACCTGAACAACGTCATTGTCACCGCCGGCCCCAGCCAACCTCGGCTCAAGCCGGGCATCGCCATTGCCATCCTCCGCGATTGCTTGGCCGCCGTCGCAGCGCTCCATCGTGAGGGGGTGGTCCACAGCGATCTCAAGCCCGCCAATCTCATGGTCAAGCGCACTGGCAATGCCAAGATCATTGACATCGGCTCCGCCTTCGAACACGAAAATCCGCCGCCGCGCCGCACCTGCACCCCCGCCTATGCCGCGCCGGAGATCTTGGAAGGTGGGGAATGCACCCCTCGCTCCGATCTCTGTAGCCTAGGCTACGTATTGATCGAAATGCTTGGCGGCGCCCCGCCGTTCGCAGGCCTCGTCGAATGGCGCGACCTACTGGAGGCCAAGCGCGCCCTGGCCGCGCGGCTGCCGCAGATCTTGCCCCCCGAAGTCGTTTCCAGCGAACTGCTGATGACCATTTGTCGAGGACTGATCGCCGCCGATCCCAATCGCCGCTTCCCGAGCGCCGAGGCGGCAGAGGTTGCGCAAGAAGGAGCGGCCAGTTTTCAGCGGCAACTCATTCATGGCGATCTCGCCAGTGAGTATGACAACGAAATTCGCCTCTGGCTTGAAGAACTCGACGACTAA